One Thermodesulfobacteriota bacterium genomic region harbors:
- a CDS encoding sulfotransferase has product METSMRKPDFFIVGAPKCGTTAMQDYLGQHPDIFMPEAKPPLFRGKELHFFGSDLKANRKMLTKEEYFSYFREAKYEKRVGEATVWYLYSKRAAYEIKAFDPSSKIIIMLRNPVEMLYSYHSQLVYNGDEHIEDLRAALDAELDRKRGLLGPRQGLIPIERFYYREVVRYPEQVKRYFDVFGRENVHIIIFDDFITDKNRVYRETLRFLDVDEDFGPSFKVINPNKEVRSRFLRDLLRSPPQVAQSVAKFLIPTKWHQGFIEVLSRYNTKYKSHETINSELRKQLQAEFASEVEELSELMGRDLTHWNK; this is encoded by the coding sequence GTGGAAACAAGTATGAGAAAACCGGACTTTTTCATAGTAGGAGCCCCAAAGTGTGGCACTACTGCGATGCAGGATTATCTAGGCCAGCATCCGGACATCTTTATGCCTGAGGCGAAGCCACCTCTTTTTCGTGGCAAAGAACTCCATTTCTTCGGGAGTGACCTTAAGGCTAATCGCAAAATGCTTACGAAAGAAGAATATTTCTCCTATTTCCGAGAGGCAAAATATGAGAAGCGAGTTGGTGAGGCAACCGTGTGGTATTTGTACTCTAAGCGTGCGGCTTATGAAATTAAAGCGTTCGATCCCTCTTCGAAAATTATCATTATGCTCAGAAACCCCGTGGAGATGCTATATTCTTACCATTCCCAACTAGTTTATAACGGTGATGAGCATATTGAAGATTTGAGGGCCGCCTTGGATGCAGAACTAGATAGAAAGCGGGGGTTACTTGGTCCGAGACAAGGTTTAATTCCCATTGAACGTTTTTATTATAGAGAAGTTGTGCGATATCCTGAACAAGTTAAGAGATATTTTGATGTTTTTGGCAGGGAGAATGTTCATATTATTATCTTCGACGACTTTATAACCGATAAAAATAGAGTTTATAGGGAAACTCTTCGCTTTTTAGATGTTGATGAAGATTTCGGACCGTCTTTTAAAGTTATCAACCCCAATAAAGAGGTAAGAAGCAGGTTCTTGAGAGATTTACTGAGAAGTCCACCACAAGTCGCTCAATCGGTTGCTAAGTTTTTGATACCTACAAAGTGGCATCAAGGCTTTATCGAAGTGCTCAGTAGGTATAATACTAAGTATAAGTCCCACGAGACCATCAATTCCGAATTAAGGAAACAACTACAAGCTGAGTTTGCGTCAGAAGTTGAGGAACTTAGTGAGCTAATGGGAAGAGATCTTACCCATTGGAATAAATGA
- a CDS encoding TylF/MycF/NovP-related O-methyltransferase: MMLIRTIPIKDFVDLTKIKLILSVRPYTQITYPRLSKLYEKATWIERKEIDGSFVECGVCNGGSAGLIASVAKRNKNRHIWLFDSWEGLPAPSQKDVSYLGTKGQKGMALGYEDKVRQLLFNKLKLENKNIHLVKGWFNEAIPPRKTEIGGIALLHLDCDWYESVKFCLEELCDSVVNGGFIFIDDYGHWEGCRRAVDEFIEGRNLKIKLIKIDYTGVYFQK, from the coding sequence ATGATGCTAATAAGAACTATTCCCATAAAGGATTTTGTGGACTTAACCAAAATTAAGTTAATTCTTTCGGTGCGGCCTTACACGCAGATAACTTATCCAAGATTATCTAAACTCTATGAGAAGGCTACATGGATAGAGAGAAAAGAAATTGATGGTAGTTTTGTGGAATGTGGTGTCTGTAACGGTGGAAGTGCCGGGTTAATTGCCTCGGTGGCTAAACGTAACAAGAATAGACACATTTGGCTATTCGATTCCTGGGAAGGTTTACCAGCGCCATCCCAAAAGGATGTCTCGTATCTTGGGACAAAGGGTCAAAAAGGTATGGCTTTGGGTTATGAAGATAAGGTTCGACAGTTATTGTTTAATAAGCTTAAGTTGGAGAATAAGAATATCCATCTTGTAAAAGGTTGGTTTAACGAAGCCATTCCTCCGCGTAAAACAGAAATCGGCGGTATTGCGCTTTTGCATTTGGACTGCGACTGGTATGAATCAGTAAAATTCTGTTTGGAAGAGTTATGTGATAGTGTAGTAAACGGTGGCTTTATTTTCATAGATGATTATGGACACTGGGAGGGATGTAGGAGAGCTGTCGATGAGTTTATCGAAGGGAGAAATTTAAAGATAAAGTTAATTAAAATTGACTATACCGGTGTTTATTTTCAAAAATAA
- a CDS encoding class I SAM-dependent methyltransferase, whose protein sequence is MKYGFIEHKDGKLVIDKTKTMSILANRLFLEAMKEVVNYAKGELLDVGCGQSPFYPLFLQRTSGYVKTDMLTSPGKPDIFSDIIALPFKDESFDTILCTHVLEHVYDPFCAFHEMKRALRRGGVIIIGTPLIYWIHEAPVDYLRYTKYFYQKIAKMYDFEITYLKEVGGIMSVLVDMLSKGIILFSLKSRYLSFFKYISFLLQDIGWVIIDKILRRDFAIPIMNLGYVVAFRKR, encoded by the coding sequence ATGAAATATGGGTTTATTGAACATAAAGATGGGAAACTCGTAATTGATAAAACGAAGACGATGTCAATTCTAGCCAATAGACTTTTTTTAGAGGCGATGAAAGAAGTAGTAAATTATGCTAAAGGGGAATTGCTAGATGTTGGTTGTGGACAATCTCCGTTTTACCCATTATTTTTACAAAGAACTAGTGGGTATGTTAAGACGGATATGCTGACTTCTCCTGGAAAACCGGACATATTCTCAGACATTATTGCTCTTCCGTTTAAAGATGAATCCTTTGATACTATTCTTTGCACTCACGTTTTAGAACATGTTTATGATCCATTCTGCGCTTTCCATGAAATGAAGCGCGCCCTTCGGCGCGGAGGAGTCATCATAATAGGGACTCCACTTATTTACTGGATACATGAAGCTCCTGTTGATTACCTAAGATATACAAAATATTTTTACCAAAAAATAGCTAAAATGTATGACTTTGAAATCACTTACCTGAAGGAAGTTGGTGGAATTATGAGCGTCCTTGTTGATATGTTATCTAAGGGAATAATTCTTTTCTCGTTGAAAAGTAGATACCTGAGTTTTTTTAAATACATCTCTTTCCTTTTGCAGGATATAGGATGGGTTATTATTGATAAAATTTTGAGAAGGGATTTTGCAATTCCCATAATGAACTTGGGTTACGTTGTAGCTTTTCGAAAAAGATAA
- a CDS encoding class I SAM-dependent methyltransferase — protein sequence MHYRPKIYWEERLRQSFSLKNTGHIGFTLLYNNWSYKAKVRVLQKVLSNLKINCEGKSVLDIGCGTGFWIEFYKSQGATSLVGVDITNISIEKLREKFPELEFNELDIGEDEINLNGRFDIINVFDVLYHIRDNLKFEKAISNIAKLSKQGSYIFITDSLIDKSEAEYVTFRSLATYKEQFKRNRLRFIEVAPLFYLLNRPYPCLLQVIKFGLIKTKFNIDHIMAPMLYYLDKVFLSLKRSNLKLIVCVKE from the coding sequence ATGCATTATCGGCCTAAAATTTATTGGGAAGAAAGACTTAGACAAAGTTTTTCATTAAAAAACACGGGTCACATTGGTTTTACCTTACTTTATAACAATTGGTCATATAAAGCAAAAGTTAGAGTCCTTCAAAAAGTATTAAGCAATTTAAAGATAAATTGTGAGGGTAAAAGTGTCTTAGATATTGGATGTGGAACAGGCTTTTGGATCGAATTTTACAAATCTCAGGGAGCAACCTCGCTTGTTGGAGTTGATATTACCAATATAAGTATCGAAAAACTAAGAGAGAAATTTCCGGAGCTTGAGTTTAATGAGCTGGATATAGGAGAGGATGAGATAAACTTGAACGGAAGATTCGATATAATAAATGTTTTTGATGTCTTATATCATATAAGAGATAATCTGAAATTTGAGAAAGCGATTTCTAATATCGCAAAATTATCTAAACAAGGTTCTTATATATTCATAACAGATTCATTGATCGACAAGTCTGAAGCGGAGTACGTTACCTTTAGGAGTTTAGCTACATACAAAGAGCAATTCAAAAGAAATAGGTTAAGGTTTATCGAAGTTGCGCCACTTTTTTATCTGTTGAACCGACCTTATCCATGTCTTTTACAGGTGATTAAATTTGGTCTTATTAAAACCAAATTTAATATAGATCACATAATGGCTCCTATGCTTTATTACCTGGATAAGGTTTTTTTATCACTTAAAAGATCGAATCTTAAGCTGATTGTTTGTGTGAAAGAATGA
- a CDS encoding glycosyltransferase produces MRIALFLTNFPMLSETFILNQITGLINLGINFDIYASTNPHEEKVHRQVEEYNLLERVSYSDSITPVYKRLTKGVKIVLKNFCKSPLAYSEAMKSKSLRDIFYVNDFTLNKSRKSYDLIHAHYGSNGRIAAILKKSGVFKGKLITTFHGYDFSKLINERGIQTYKDLFRVGDLFTANTNFTKERLIELGCSKARVVKLPVGIEIKLFNYRERYLGEVDIVKLLTVGRMVEKKGLEYAIKAVARVAQKYPNIEYNIVGDGLLRQRLENLIKELGISDKVNLLGWKTQEELRKLFQDAHIFILSSVKSTDGDMEGQGLVLQEAQAVGIPVLSTLHNGIPEGVIDGKSGFLVPERDVDALTDRLQYLVEHRELWPEMGRCGRKLVEEKYDIKMLNSKLVRIYDALLTENTALLEELRELQ; encoded by the coding sequence ATGAGAATAGCTTTATTTCTTACAAACTTTCCTATGCTCTCCGAAACCTTCATCCTAAACCAGATAACAGGGCTCATAAATTTGGGAATTAACTTTGATATTTACGCTTCGACTAATCCCCATGAGGAAAAGGTCCATCGTCAGGTAGAGGAGTATAACTTGCTAGAAAGAGTAAGTTATTCGGATTCAATCACCCCGGTATATAAGAGATTAACAAAAGGCGTCAAAATAGTTTTAAAGAATTTTTGCAAAAGTCCTTTAGCATACTCCGAAGCAATGAAAAGCAAATCGCTTAGAGACATATTTTACGTGAATGACTTCACGCTCAATAAGTCAAGAAAATCTTATGACTTGATACATGCCCACTACGGCTCTAATGGACGTATAGCGGCAATCTTAAAGAAATCGGGTGTATTTAAGGGGAAGCTTATTACTACCTTTCACGGATACGATTTCAGCAAATTAATAAATGAAAGAGGGATTCAGACTTACAAGGATCTTTTTAGAGTGGGAGACCTTTTTACTGCTAATACGAATTTTACCAAAGAGAGATTAATTGAATTGGGATGTTCCAAGGCTAGAGTTGTCAAGCTGCCCGTAGGTATAGAAATAAAATTGTTTAATTATAGAGAAAGGTACTTAGGGGAGGTGGACATAGTTAAACTTTTGACAGTGGGGCGAATGGTCGAGAAAAAGGGGCTGGAATACGCGATTAAGGCTGTCGCTAGGGTAGCTCAGAAGTATCCAAATATTGAATATAATATAGTAGGTGATGGTTTATTAAGACAGAGGCTTGAAAACTTGATTAAGGAACTGGGGATAAGCGATAAGGTCAATCTTTTAGGCTGGAAGACACAAGAAGAATTGCGAAAGCTGTTTCAAGATGCGCACATTTTTATATTATCTAGTGTAAAGTCAACCGATGGAGATATGGAGGGGCAGGGATTGGTTCTTCAAGAAGCTCAAGCAGTGGGGATCCCTGTTTTATCTACGCTTCATAATGGAATTCCTGAAGGGGTTATAGATGGTAAGTCCGGTTTCCTTGTCCCAGAGAGGGATGTGGATGCATTAACCGACAGGCTACAATACCTAGTCGAACATCGTGAACTATGGCCGGAAATGGGACGATGCGGTCGAAAGTTGGTAGAAGAGAAATATGATATCAAGATGTTAAATTCTAAATTAGTAAGGATCTACGATGCATTATTAACTGAGAATACGGCTCTTTTAGAAGAGCTTCGGGAGTTGCAATAG
- a CDS encoding glycosyltransferase: MRGRILLCTYYFPPIGTPRSYRWKEFVKQLSSKGWEIDVLTIRTSQNHPNHDPELLENIPDEVRIFRTYPGIMHHLSSFLLSKTSGDSRSALFRSYESMRQGMGRLLFNLYENGLRYLFIPDEAVIWLPFALLKGYALKKEGSYDFIISSGFPFTCHILGFILKQFNGDISWIADYGDPWVNNPILPMPKWRSWTDEKIESKILKSANRLIVTTQETKDHYLSLYPFLRNENIKVISQGFSPEEYNEVAPETTSKFRIVHTGKFYKANEPIVFFDALKQLKQIWKDVEIVITANLVDDDCKSYVKNNGLSEIVRFVGFVQHQRAIALQKGASLLLLIGHRGRVQVPGKIYEYIAAKRPILSIKNDEADLASKLVEKLNRGITVQNNPQMIKDSLIHFHNLWKNKNLDRNFNLQYVDDYSWERLGNKLHETILEAQQT, encoded by the coding sequence ATGAGAGGGAGAATTCTTTTATGCACTTATTATTTCCCACCGATAGGCACACCCCGAAGCTACAGATGGAAAGAATTTGTAAAGCAGCTTTCTTCAAAAGGCTGGGAAATTGATGTTCTCACTATCCGCACCTCTCAGAACCACCCCAACCACGACCCCGAGCTTTTAGAAAACATACCGGATGAAGTCAGGATATTCAGAACTTATCCCGGAATCATGCACCATCTCTCGAGCTTTCTCTTGAGCAAAACTAGCGGAGACAGTAGAAGCGCTCTATTTCGCTCATATGAGTCAATGCGACAAGGAATGGGAAGACTTTTATTTAATCTTTATGAGAATGGATTAAGATACTTGTTTATACCAGACGAAGCAGTAATCTGGCTACCATTCGCATTGTTAAAAGGATATGCACTCAAGAAAGAAGGTAGCTATGATTTCATCATTTCTTCAGGTTTTCCTTTTACCTGCCATATTCTAGGTTTCATTCTAAAACAGTTTAACGGAGATATATCTTGGATTGCAGATTATGGTGATCCTTGGGTAAACAATCCAATATTACCAATGCCAAAATGGCGTTCATGGACTGATGAAAAAATAGAGTCCAAGATTCTTAAATCGGCAAATAGACTAATTGTTACAACACAAGAGACCAAGGATCATTACTTGAGTTTGTATCCATTTCTCAGAAACGAAAATATTAAAGTAATTTCACAGGGGTTTTCTCCGGAGGAATACAATGAGGTCGCACCTGAAACCACAAGTAAATTCAGGATTGTCCACACGGGTAAATTCTATAAAGCTAATGAACCAATCGTATTCTTTGACGCACTTAAACAGTTAAAACAAATATGGAAGGATGTAGAAATAGTTATCACCGCCAATTTGGTTGATGATGATTGTAAGAGCTACGTAAAAAATAATGGCCTTTCCGAAATCGTTCGCTTTGTTGGCTTTGTTCAACACCAAAGAGCCATCGCACTCCAAAAGGGAGCCTCATTACTTCTTTTAATTGGACATAGAGGCAGAGTCCAAGTCCCAGGGAAAATTTATGAGTACATAGCAGCTAAAAGGCCCATTCTATCAATAAAAAATGACGAGGCTGATCTGGCATCAAAACTCGTGGAAAAACTTAACAGAGGAATCACAGTACAAAATAACCCTCAAATGATTAAAGATTCCTTAATACATTTCCACAATCTTTGGAAAAATAAAAATCTAGATCGTAATTTCAACCTACAATATGTTGACGATTATTCTTGGGAAAGATTAGGTAATAAGTTACATGAAACAATACTAGAAGCGCAGCAGACGTAG
- a CDS encoding glycosyltransferase family 4 protein: MVVQYANFLAERGYKVILWYNTINTVFTLHPQIKLTKIPFPTKLGTIIHSLVKKFHSDAIIVDIIPLASLLSIRNRSRLIYFAQDYDESYYRNSLKRFLIRNLYFYCLSLMRIKVIAVSNELVRELIEKYKASATLVENGIDLETFYPDPDEKLSIIKGNRKAVIVLSRKDYRKGLDIVVKVINKLSYDLKTKIEVWACGETLENEIMNTKVKNFGWLGIQELRKILTAADVFFYPTRHEGFPLMPLEAMACGCPVVTTRAVPYVRNADNALVTDVEDTDNLKEKLETILRDGVLREKLRKNGYETAKKYNLKDSQKQFEKAIADILGFNSNPSSIIQKKASSS; encoded by the coding sequence ATGGTCGTGCAATATGCAAACTTTCTGGCTGAACGGGGATACAAAGTTATCCTATGGTACAACACAATTAATACGGTCTTTACACTACATCCACAAATAAAACTGACAAAGATTCCTTTTCCCACAAAACTCGGAACTATTATTCATTCTTTAGTGAAAAAATTTCACTCAGATGCCATAATCGTAGATATAATTCCCTTAGCATCATTATTGTCGATTAGAAACCGCTCCAGGCTCATATACTTCGCTCAAGATTATGATGAATCTTATTACAGGAACTCACTTAAAAGGTTTCTTATAAGGAACCTCTACTTCTACTGTCTAAGTCTTATGAGGATAAAGGTAATAGCTGTATCCAATGAGCTTGTGCGAGAGCTAATAGAAAAATACAAAGCCAGTGCAACACTTGTTGAGAATGGAATAGACTTGGAGACATTCTATCCCGATCCCGACGAGAAGTTATCAATAATAAAAGGAAATAGGAAAGCAGTAATTGTGCTTTCCAGGAAAGATTACAGAAAGGGACTTGATATTGTAGTAAAGGTCATAAATAAACTAAGTTATGATTTGAAAACAAAGATAGAGGTTTGGGCCTGCGGCGAAACATTGGAAAACGAAATTATGAATACCAAAGTTAAGAACTTTGGCTGGCTCGGAATTCAAGAGCTCAGGAAGATACTTACCGCTGCCGACGTATTTTTTTATCCAACTCGACATGAGGGATTTCCCCTTATGCCACTAGAGGCAATGGCTTGCGGGTGTCCGGTTGTCACAACTCGAGCTGTTCCCTACGTGAGAAATGCGGATAATGCCCTTGTAACAGATGTTGAAGATACTGACAATTTAAAAGAAAAGCTTGAGACCATACTCAGAGATGGGGTGCTGAGAGAAAAATTGCGAAAAAACGGTTATGAAACAGCCAAGAAATACAACCTAAAAGACAGCCAAAAACAATTTGAAAAGGCAATCGCAGATATTCTTGGATTTAACTCGAATCCGTCCTCTATAATTCAGAAAAAGGCCTCTTCCAGTTAA
- a CDS encoding methyltransferase domain-containing protein yields the protein MDFINRIPKSVRPFIGRIAKIYVPTKAKHMAELHYWQTRWEQGGGVFENSFYERLMLGMAGEADASFLQDKIVADFGCGPRGSLCWAKNARLRIGIDVLSEKYTSFNIASHDMCYVCSTEKQIPLPSDYVDVLFTLNALDHVSDFEKMCCEIFRIIAKGGELIASFNLGEPPTFTEPQLLSEERIKQSLLNRFQLTSYRLAPRGPERDFYHYFFEKSNMPCTKPQLLWVRGKKSAN from the coding sequence ATGGATTTTATAAATCGCATACCAAAGTCTGTACGACCATTCATCGGCAGAATAGCAAAGATTTATGTACCTACAAAAGCAAAACACATGGCGGAGTTGCATTACTGGCAAACTCGTTGGGAACAGGGAGGGGGTGTGTTCGAAAACTCATTTTACGAACGCTTGATGCTTGGGATGGCTGGCGAGGCAGACGCATCCTTTCTACAGGATAAAATTGTAGCCGACTTCGGCTGTGGGCCTAGAGGTAGCCTATGCTGGGCGAAGAATGCAAGGCTTCGAATCGGTATTGATGTGCTATCGGAAAAGTACACAAGCTTTAATATAGCCTCGCACGATATGTGTTATGTATGCTCCACAGAGAAACAAATTCCTCTACCTTCAGACTACGTCGATGTATTGTTCACGCTAAACGCCTTGGATCATGTGTCCGATTTCGAAAAAATGTGCTGTGAAATCTTTAGAATTATTGCGAAAGGTGGTGAATTGATTGCATCATTCAATCTCGGAGAACCTCCTACATTCACAGAGCCCCAATTATTGTCTGAGGAAAGAATAAAGCAAAGTTTGCTTAATCGTTTCCAATTGACCTCATATAGACTGGCTCCAAGAGGTCCAGAGAGAGACTTTTATCATTACTTCTTTGAAAAAAGCAACATGCCATGCACCAAACCACAATTACTGTGGGTAAGAGGGAAAAAATCAGCTAATTAA